The following is a genomic window from Amphiura filiformis chromosome 4, Afil_fr2py, whole genome shotgun sequence.
gCTGGCTGGTGATAAATGACTTTGAATGGGACAAATAGCACTACCAGTAAGCCGAAACGGACATTTTGTATTGGGACACCTTATAACTAACCTAAtttgttgtacatgtatatttaaaaGCAACAagataatcatttgccataataaTAGTTCAGTGAACCGCGATTTAGTGTAAGTATATCATGTATTATCGAAGTGGTTTTTAATTAATGGAAAAACAGTAACTGCATTGAATAACGATAATACTTAGATTGAAAACCAAAACATTTTAGTCTATAATGTATGCATGTAATTAGGTCAAAAAAatagtttgcttgccctccaccgaccgacccaaaattggccaaaatcaagGTCGgccctttaatttttttataatttttttgagtttataattttaatggttttttattactttttctgtgtctaaatttcatttcaaaactaaatttgaccaaaatcattacTGTGAACTCATTATCATTGTTGTCTGTGTTCGTGTTGTTCTGTCTTTTCTGGTGttaaaaaatgttatattataaaatcagccatcatttatattttttaattttttaaataaatcatagacagtaacactatggctgtcgaaagataaaaaaaaccatttataATTGCCCATTCCTGTGTATTAggttttttgttataaaaacaccgagtcaaaatcatgaaaattttaaaaatatccaaTTCTAATTCCGGATTTTGGCAAATATTAAAAAGCTTTCATGAATAATGATTGAATCTATTTCAAAATATCCAACTAGTTTTAGCAAGTTTGTTCATTATTGGTTTCTAGTTTAATAGCACTTTGCAGTCAAAAGTAATTAGGCTTACTggtataataatattcaaaatggaCATAAAGTTGTAATTCAAGTATAATGGATTAGGGGATAATTATAATTCAAATAAAAGTGAAGTTaattttacaagaaacatttactcAACGTGATTTGATACTTtacagtgtttctagatattaAAGTAATATTTCTATAATAATACTAAAAGAACTAATTCAGGTTGCTTGGATATTTTGACACTACGCAAGCTGATCCGACAAGAGCCATGATGTGAGGAAATTATGATTTTCGAATGAAGTTAATTACATTTTTGAAGAATGAGTTAGAATCTAGATGTGCCCGGATTGGGGGGTCTTATAGGCTGGAGCCCGGACATTTGCGCAGATGTTGAATTGTTTAATTGCTAGTACATTATGTGCAAAGTTACTAGCaagcctgttttgtcatacggttgtaaattcaatgaactatgactttgcttaagagcgcttacaaattgatatgtgtctattttgttcaactttgtgattatattgtaaacgattccgtcgataaatattttttccgtcggcaaatacatCAAAATGTATCAATCGTAAGATTCCCGCAGAATCTGAACTGGGAAAAAATATCAACCAACATTTAGCTACTGTCAGGGAGACTACGTATGTAAACACTAAACATTGTCACCTACAGAAGCTACAGAAGTTAGTGGAAAAACAGACTACAGGAAGGAAAAAGTCACCAAATTCTACGCTTGATTTATCGGGTACCCAGTTGAAAAAATGGGTGGTAAACCTTTCAAAATACAAGTTAAATCCAGAGCAGACCAGTGTGTTAGCAAGATGACTCAATTTCGCCGTTTCGCCACCAGAGATATGTGCGGAAGAATTTGTCTTGGCTACCGAGTTGGCATGTAAACATTTAGCTCAGGATGATAGAATCCAACTAAGAGCGAAAGTAGCGAGCACGTTGAAGTCTTCAACAGTACCAGAGCAAAACATTACCAAAGAAGAAAGGAAGGCCATAAAAGAACTGAAACAAGCGGAAGATATTATAATCTTGCCGGCGGACaagggaaaatccactgtcgtgTTAGACAAGGATAAATATGACGAGCAAGTAACATCCATGTTAAGCGATAAGAAAACATATGAAGAGCTACCAGGTGACCCGACGCCAAAATACAAACGCAAACTTGTGTCCATCCTTTCCGATTTGAAGAAGGAAGGCAAGATCACAGAAAGAAAATATAACGATCTTTACCCGACGGCCGAGAATGTGCCCCCAAAATACATAAGCCTAACACCCCGCTGCGTCCTATTGTGGATTATACGGCGACCATTGGGTACAGCACTTCTAGATGGCTGGCTGATATCTTGGGTGGTTTGGTTGGAAATACACAGCATCATGTGAAAAATTCTAAGCATCTAGCAGAAGAACTGGCTGAGTTGGTCATTGAAGAAGACGAGATACTCAATTCTTATGATGTTGTcagtttgtttacaaacactCCTATCGATCAGGTTCTGGACATAGTGAAACACAGACTGGAAAAAGAAAGCTTGTTGAGAGTATACAACAAAGAAACAGGTTTCAACTTGACTAGTGAGGATGTGGTGAAACTTCTGGATTCTATTCTGACCACCACCTATTTCACCTTCAGAGGGAAGATTTACCGTCAGTTGTTTGGGACCGCGATGGGAAGCCCAGTATCACCGATTGCGACTAATATCTTTATGGAAGCTCTAGAACAACAAGCTATTACTACGGCTCCCCTGGAGTGTAAGCCAAAATTGTGGCTAAGATATGTCGATGACATCCTCGAGGTGGTGAAGAGAAACACGGTACAACAGCTAACAGACCACATCAACAAAACTGATAAATCAGACTCCATAAAGTTCACCTATGAGGAAGAGTCGTAAGGAACCATCCCATTTCTGGATACCCTCATAGTCAGAAAGGAAGACGGCACGGTTAAGCTTCTCGTTTACCGCAAGCCAACACATACTTACCAGTACCTGAGTTTCCAGTCCCACCACCCACTGCACCAAAAAATGGGTGTC
Proteins encoded in this region:
- the LOC140150245 gene encoding uncharacterized protein → MTLNGTNSTTKICAEEFVLATELACKHLAQDDRIQLRAKVASTLKSSTVPEQNITKEERKAIKELKQAEDIIILPADKGKSTVVLDKDKYDEQHHVKNSKHLAEELAELVIEEDEILNSYDVVSLFTNTPIDQVLDIVKHRLEKESLLRVYNKETGFNLTSEDVVKLLDSILTTTYFTFRGKIYRQLFGTAMGSPVSPIATNIFMEALEQQAITTAPLECKPKLWLRYVDDILEVVKRNTVQQLTDHINKTDKSDSIKFTYEEES